The proteins below are encoded in one region of Sedimentibacter sp. zth1:
- a CDS encoding TIGR02530 family flagellar biosynthesis protein translates to MTDINFIRNISNINNNLDINSIKKQNIDSKDNTFSKLLKEKCQKNTVSFSKHATERIEERNINVGEGVSSRLNEAIVQAKGKGLKNVLVMIDSTAFIVNTLSNKVITAVNNNELKENIFTNIDGAVIK, encoded by the coding sequence GTGACAGATATTAATTTTATAAGGAATATAAGTAATATCAACAATAATCTAGACATTAACTCCATAAAAAAACAGAACATTGACAGCAAAGATAATACATTTAGTAAACTGTTAAAGGAAAAATGTCAAAAAAATACTGTTTCATTTTCTAAGCATGCTACCGAAAGAATAGAAGAAAGAAATATTAATGTAGGTGAGGGTGTATCATCAAGGTTAAATGAAGCAATAGTACAAGCTAAGGGCAAGGGACTAAAAAATGTATTGGTTATGATTGATTCAACAGCATTTATAGTTAACACACTTAGCAATAAAGTTATAACAGCAGTAAATAATAACGAACTTAAAGAGAACATATTTACAAATATAGATGGAGCTGTAATAAAATAG
- a CDS encoding flagellar hook capping FlgD N-terminal domain-containing protein, whose translation MEIKDYVSPIYNTSGLSQSNSTKKSDKSSLGIDDFLTLLAAQLANQDMMNPSSDTEFIAQLAQFSSLQAMDSMAKMTTMNQSTNLVGKNVIVAKYDSNNKLVTEEGIVEKVTLSSGMPKLYVNGNEYEYSNVMEIKKVQEIEETEPDSDKTDEEKPEGSDDITSEE comes from the coding sequence ATGGAAATAAAAGATTATGTATCACCCATATATAATACGAGTGGACTAAGTCAATCGAATAGTACTAAAAAATCCGATAAATCAAGTTTAGGTATTGATGATTTCTTGACACTATTAGCAGCGCAACTTGCAAATCAAGATATGATGAATCCTAGCTCGGATACTGAATTTATCGCTCAATTAGCACAGTTTTCATCTCTACAAGCAATGGATTCAATGGCAAAGATGACTACTATGAATCAATCCACAAATTTAGTGGGGAAAAATGTAATTGTAGCTAAATATGATAGTAACAATAAATTAGTGACAGAAGAAGGAATTGTTGAAAAAGTAACATTGTCCAGTGGAATGCCAAAGCTGTATGTCAATGGTAATGAATATGAATATTCAAATGTTATGGAAATAAAAAAAGTTCAAGAAATTGAAGAAACTGAGCCTGATAGTGATAAGACAGATGAAGAAAAGCCTGAAGGTAGTGATGATATCACATCTGAAGAGTAG